A single window of Oerskovia paurometabola DNA harbors:
- a CDS encoding ABC transporter permease, whose protein sequence is MADDIRDAETVTPAADAAPASSVVVDGLPARNETRGLVPDVPIASPESVVAGEPVQTSAAPKRGLRAMLPRRSGKLVVGLVLTLGIVLFSVLAPLFSQSPTSTKNAQYLPPSSEHLLGTNNIGVDIFAQVAHGGMGSLTVGLLAGVIAMVLSLAFGIIAGYVGGWTNEILSFITNIMLVIPGLPLIIVISAYLESRSLLLIALILGITGWAGAAIVLRAQARSLRSRDYVYAAKVAGEKAPRIILVEILPNLLPLLAANFLGAVILAILSEAGLSYLGLGPSGSVTWGTILNEASTQNAMAYGRWWWFVPPGLLIALFGCGLALINFSIDEIINPKLRTAPAAVKNVRLAQKKRGKRGATPSAKRPPVEVSARHDEKVEA, encoded by the coding sequence ATGGCTGACGACATCCGTGACGCCGAGACCGTCACCCCGGCTGCCGACGCCGCCCCGGCCAGCTCGGTCGTGGTCGACGGACTTCCCGCCCGCAACGAGACGCGCGGGCTCGTGCCCGACGTCCCGATCGCGTCGCCGGAGTCGGTCGTCGCCGGCGAGCCCGTCCAGACCAGCGCCGCGCCCAAGCGAGGCCTGCGGGCCATGCTTCCTCGCCGCTCCGGCAAGCTCGTCGTCGGTCTCGTCCTGACGCTCGGCATCGTCCTCTTCTCGGTCCTGGCGCCGCTCTTCAGCCAGAGCCCGACCTCGACCAAGAACGCGCAGTACCTCCCGCCGAGCTCCGAGCACCTGCTCGGCACCAACAACATCGGCGTGGACATCTTCGCCCAGGTCGCTCACGGTGGCATGGGGTCCCTCACGGTCGGTCTGCTCGCAGGTGTCATCGCGATGGTCCTGTCCCTGGCGTTCGGCATCATCGCCGGCTACGTGGGCGGCTGGACCAACGAGATCCTCTCGTTCATCACGAACATCATGCTCGTGATCCCGGGGCTGCCGCTCATCATCGTGATCTCGGCCTACCTCGAGTCCCGCTCGCTCCTGCTCATCGCCCTGATCCTCGGTATCACGGGGTGGGCCGGAGCCGCGATCGTGCTCCGCGCCCAGGCCCGGTCGCTGCGCAGCCGTGACTACGTGTACGCAGCGAAGGTCGCGGGCGAGAAGGCGCCCCGGATCATCCTGGTCGAGATCCTGCCGAACCTGCTCCCGCTGCTCGCGGCGAACTTCCTGGGTGCCGTGATCCTCGCGATCCTCAGCGAGGCCGGGCTCTCCTACCTGGGCCTGGGCCCCTCGGGGTCGGTCACGTGGGGCACGATCCTCAACGAGGCCAGCACCCAGAACGCGATGGCCTACGGACGGTGGTGGTGGTTCGTGCCGCCGGGCCTGCTGATCGCGCTGTTCGGCTGCGGTCTCGCGCTGATCAACTTCAGCATCGACGAGATCATCAACCCCAAGCTCCGGACGGCCCCTGCGGCTGTGAAGAACGTCCGGCTCGCCCAGAAGAAGCGTGGGAAGCGCGGAGCAACCCCGTCGGCGAAGCGTCCGCCGGTCGAGGTCTCGGCCCGCCACGACGAGAAGGTGGAAGCATGA
- a CDS encoding ABC transporter ATP-binding protein: protein MSTPTLTSRPAGNAGAAADAVPVLTAKNVSIEYQVSPVVRAVKDVSLTLHRGEILGLAGESGCGKTTLAYGLNQLLKPPALRTSGEIVLHDKDGHDIDVAALTGDALRAFRWDKVSMVFQGAMNSLNPVISIKAQLFDVLDTHRRGMSKKEKVARSRELLELVGVDPNRLNSYAHELSGGMRQRVMIAMALALNPQVMIMDEPTTALDVVVQRGILREIMRLREQFGFAVVFITHDLPMLLEISDRIAVMLQGEIVELNTSEEIYRAPAHEYTRKLLASFPSLTGERGAFVRSGEGSGDNTGEVA, encoded by the coding sequence ATGAGCACGCCGACCCTGACCTCCAGGCCCGCCGGGAACGCCGGAGCCGCGGCCGACGCCGTCCCCGTCCTGACCGCAAAGAACGTCTCGATCGAGTACCAGGTCAGTCCCGTGGTCCGGGCCGTCAAGGACGTGTCACTGACGCTCCACCGTGGCGAGATCCTCGGCCTGGCCGGGGAGTCCGGGTGCGGCAAGACGACGCTGGCGTACGGCCTCAACCAGCTCCTCAAGCCACCCGCGCTCCGCACGAGCGGGGAGATCGTCCTGCACGACAAGGACGGTCACGACATCGACGTGGCAGCCCTGACGGGGGACGCGCTCCGCGCGTTCCGGTGGGACAAGGTCTCCATGGTCTTCCAGGGGGCGATGAACTCCCTGAACCCGGTCATCAGCATCAAGGCCCAGCTCTTCGACGTCCTCGACACCCACCGTCGGGGGATGTCCAAGAAGGAGAAGGTCGCTCGCAGTCGCGAGCTTCTCGAGCTGGTCGGCGTGGACCCGAACCGTCTGAACAGCTACGCCCACGAGCTCTCGGGCGGCATGCGTCAGCGCGTCATGATCGCGATGGCGCTCGCGCTGAACCCGCAGGTCATGATCATGGACGAGCCGACGACCGCCCTCGACGTGGTCGTCCAGCGCGGGATCCTCCGCGAGATCATGCGCCTGCGTGAGCAGTTCGGTTTCGCAGTCGTCTTCATCACGCACGACCTGCCCATGCTCCTGGAGATCAGCGACCGCATCGCGGTCATGCTCCAGGGCGAGATCGTCGAGCTGAACACCTCCGAGGAGATCTACCGCGCACCTGCGCACGAGTACACGCGCAAGCTGCTGGCATCGTTCCCCAGCCTGACGGGGGAGCGCGGGGCGTTCGTCCGGTCCGGCGAAGGCTCGGGAGACAACACGGGAGAGGTGGCCTGA
- a CDS encoding ABC transporter ATP-binding protein: protein MGTLEVRNVTKDFTIRNGLKRSRLRAVNDVSFTLEPGKTIAIVGESGSGKSTVARMIAKLETPTSGQILIDGTPSAHRGRALATYRHNVQMVFQDPFASLNPFHSIRHHLERPLRIHGRAKTNAELDEAVEELLTRVNLTPAAIFAEKRPHEMSGGQRQRVAIARALAPGARFLIADEPVSMLDVSIRLGVLNLLARLQREENLGVLYITHDLATARHFSDEIIVMFRGNIVERGPADDVILNPQHEYTKLLLSAAPDPRNQGKLRDEVRNELASTATASGEAAAVRDRFGTAGL from the coding sequence ATGGGCACGCTCGAGGTCCGCAACGTGACCAAGGACTTCACGATCCGCAACGGGCTCAAGAGGTCGCGGCTCCGTGCCGTGAACGACGTCTCGTTCACGCTCGAGCCCGGCAAGACGATCGCGATCGTCGGGGAGTCCGGGTCGGGCAAGTCCACGGTCGCGCGCATGATCGCCAAGCTCGAGACGCCGACGTCGGGGCAGATCCTCATCGACGGCACGCCGAGCGCCCACCGCGGCCGGGCCCTGGCGACGTACCGGCACAACGTCCAGATGGTCTTCCAGGACCCCTTCGCGTCGCTCAACCCGTTCCACTCGATCCGCCACCACCTCGAGCGCCCGCTCCGGATCCACGGTCGGGCGAAGACGAACGCCGAGCTCGACGAGGCGGTCGAGGAGCTGCTCACGCGCGTCAACCTGACGCCTGCGGCGATCTTCGCCGAGAAGCGCCCGCACGAGATGTCGGGGGGCCAGCGGCAGCGCGTCGCGATCGCCAGGGCGCTCGCACCGGGGGCTCGCTTCCTCATCGCGGACGAGCCCGTGTCGATGCTCGACGTCTCGATCCGGCTCGGCGTCCTCAACCTGCTCGCGCGCCTCCAGCGCGAGGAGAACCTCGGGGTCCTGTACATCACGCACGACCTCGCGACAGCGCGCCACTTCTCCGACGAGATCATCGTCATGTTCCGTGGCAACATCGTGGAGCGGGGTCCGGCGGACGACGTCATCCTGAACCCGCAGCACGAGTACACCAAGCTCCTCCTGTCGGCTGCACCTGATCCTCGGAACCAGGGCAAGCTGCGAGACGAGGTGCGCAACGAGCTCGCATCCACGGCGACCGCCTCGGGGGAGGCCGCCGCGGTGCGTGACCGCTTCGGAACGGCCGGCCTCTAG
- a CDS encoding RNB domain-containing ribonuclease, with protein sequence MPSRNLRVAPPTATVLPAVDPVLSALAALRAEMEIPAEFPRPALDEAAEAARRDVTDGRADQRDVPFVTIDPPGSMDLDQALHLESRPGGYLVRYAIADLAVFVTPGGALDAEVNERGMTLYGPDERTPLHPAVLSEAAASLLPDADRAAAVWHVELDERGEITSARVERALVRSTARLTYEEVQARLDAGEAGEMLDLLPEIGLLREARERERGGVSLNVPEQDVVAHEDGTFGLEFRATLPVEGWNAQVSLLTGIAAARIMRSGGVGIFRTLPAADPRDLARLRRTAGALGIDWPQDQSYGELLAALDSATSRHAAFLNEATSLFRGASYVPFGGTGQPAGVPDDVAHAAIAAEYAHVTAPLRRLVDRYGTEICLALCAGEDVPTWVRDALPGLPRTMARTGQRAGSYERASVDIIEAALLMGRVGEVLDAVVVDVENDEERGRRAAKAAERAAKETAAVTPASEATPGGPAPASDDRHLVRGQVVIAEPAVRASVEGADLPLGDPVRVRVREASIERRRVDFELA encoded by the coding sequence GTGCCCTCCCGGAACCTGCGCGTCGCGCCCCCCACCGCCACCGTCCTGCCCGCGGTCGACCCCGTCCTGAGCGCGCTCGCCGCGCTGCGGGCCGAGATGGAGATCCCCGCAGAGTTCCCCCGGCCGGCCCTCGACGAGGCGGCTGAGGCCGCACGACGTGACGTCACGGACGGGCGCGCCGACCAGCGTGACGTGCCGTTCGTGACGATCGATCCGCCCGGGTCGATGGACCTCGACCAGGCGCTCCACCTCGAGAGCCGCCCCGGCGGCTACCTCGTGCGGTACGCGATCGCCGACCTCGCGGTCTTCGTGACCCCGGGCGGCGCCCTCGACGCCGAGGTGAACGAGCGGGGGATGACGCTCTACGGCCCCGACGAGCGCACTCCTCTGCATCCTGCGGTCCTGTCCGAGGCCGCCGCGAGCCTTCTGCCGGACGCGGACCGGGCCGCCGCCGTCTGGCACGTGGAGCTCGACGAGCGGGGCGAGATCACGTCCGCCCGGGTCGAGCGCGCCCTCGTGCGCAGCACCGCGCGGCTGACGTACGAGGAGGTTCAGGCGCGTCTCGACGCGGGGGAGGCGGGCGAGATGCTCGACCTGTTGCCCGAGATCGGGCTGCTGCGCGAGGCACGCGAGCGCGAGCGGGGTGGGGTGTCCCTCAACGTTCCTGAGCAGGACGTCGTGGCGCACGAGGACGGGACGTTCGGGCTCGAGTTCCGAGCAACCCTCCCGGTCGAGGGGTGGAACGCGCAGGTCTCGCTGCTGACCGGCATCGCCGCCGCGCGGATCATGCGGTCGGGCGGGGTGGGGATCTTCCGGACGCTCCCGGCGGCAGACCCGCGTGACCTGGCGCGCCTGCGCCGCACGGCGGGCGCGCTCGGCATCGACTGGCCTCAGGACCAGTCCTACGGTGAGCTGCTCGCCGCGCTCGACTCGGCGACGTCACGGCACGCGGCCTTCCTCAACGAGGCGACGTCGCTGTTCCGTGGCGCGTCGTACGTCCCGTTCGGTGGCACGGGACAGCCGGCGGGCGTGCCCGACGACGTCGCGCACGCCGCGATCGCCGCCGAGTACGCGCACGTGACCGCGCCGCTGCGGCGCCTGGTCGACCGCTACGGGACCGAGATCTGCCTGGCCCTGTGCGCGGGCGAGGACGTGCCGACCTGGGTGCGCGACGCCCTGCCGGGACTGCCGCGCACCATGGCCAGGACCGGCCAGCGTGCCGGGTCGTACGAGCGGGCGAGCGTGGACATCATCGAGGCGGCGCTCCTCATGGGGCGGGTCGGGGAGGTGCTCGACGCCGTGGTCGTCGACGTCGAGAACGACGAGGAGCGAGGCCGTCGTGCGGCCAAGGCTGCGGAGCGGGCGGCGAAGGAGACTGCGGCGGTCACGCCGGCGTCCGAGGCCACCCCCGGCGGTCCCGCACCGGCGTCCGACGACCGGCACCTCGTGCGGGGCCAGGTCGTGATCGCCGAGCCCGCGGTCCGGGCGAGCGTCGAGGGTGCCGACCTGCCGCTGGGCGACCCGGTGCGGGTCAGGGTGCGCGAGGCGTCGATCGAACGTCGTCGGGTCGACTTCGAGCTCGCCTGA
- a CDS encoding sterol carrier family protein has translation MPPRRRTDPAVGRTALAVWQDGAAGRPEITTAVRFTLEELAEVAPGHAVEVRVPPYGAVQAVEGPKHTRGTPPNVVETDPETWLGLVTGAVDWAEAVADGRISASGERSDISSLLPLQAARRRDR, from the coding sequence ATGCCTCCTCGTCGCCGCACCGACCCGGCCGTCGGCCGCACCGCTCTCGCCGTCTGGCAGGACGGTGCCGCCGGCCGCCCCGAGATCACGACCGCCGTCCGCTTCACGCTCGAAGAGTTGGCCGAGGTAGCCCCCGGCCACGCCGTCGAGGTCAGGGTGCCCCCGTACGGAGCGGTCCAGGCGGTCGAGGGCCCGAAGCACACCCGCGGGACCCCGCCCAACGTCGTCGAGACCGACCCCGAGACGTGGCTCGGCCTCGTGACCGGGGCGGTCGACTGGGCCGAGGCCGTCGCCGACGGTCGCATCAGCGCCTCGGGCGAACGGTCGGACATCTCGTCGCTGCTGCCGTTGCAGGCCGCGCGCCGCCGCGACCGGTAG
- a CDS encoding ExeM/NucH family extracellular endonuclease: protein MVAATLSASLVATAALSTVAAGTASAAVDGSSVVINEAYLNGGSASAPYLNKFVELYNPTAADIDLTGWSVQYRSATGTGASNGVVPLTGKIKAGGYYLVQGASNGANGAALPTPDATGTIAPQGQNGTLALVRSASAITITPGSVVGNPQVVDLLGYGTSNTFEAAAAPAGTANTVPGSLNRAAGADTDDNSKDFAVSSTVTPQNSGGGSGPGPDPEPGAAKTIAEIQGTGDASPLVGQTVTTRGVVTATYPSGGFDGLYIQTAGSGGDLDLATHTASDGLFVYSKAAATALQVGQHVEVTGVVSEYFGLTQVTPAATGWKVLTDPAEVVKPANVAYPATAADREKLEGMLVQPAGDYVVADNYDTNYYGSVVLASGTEPLRQPTSVGRPGSAEAAAAVADANARRVNLDDGATTNFNNAANKAKPLPYLTGGAPVRVGALATFTSPVVLDYRFDGWNFQPVTELTPANAAAVQPATFANTRTDAPEAVGGDVTVATFNVLNYFTTTGDQLSGCQFYTDREGNPITVRTGCDARGAANAANLQRQETKIVAAINALDADVVSLEEIENSKAFGKNRDAALSTLTDRLNAAAGAGTWAFVPSPATLPASEDVIRTAFIYRPAAVEPVGASVVHDVAAFDNAREPLAQTFRVAGGEASTDFVVIANHFKSKGSGSGADADQGDGQGASNASRVKQATALVTFADQVSSAAGTDKVLLAGDFNAYAQEDPIKVLTDAGYVDLGPTTGKETYLFDGLVGSLDHVLASPGAANAVTDTDIWNINSVEPIANEYSRFNYNVSNLYDTTAFRSSDHDPIVVGLELGGEEPGGVKELDLLAINDFHGRIDANTVAFAGTVEQLRAANPAGTAFLSVGDNIGASLFASALQDDQPTIDVLNALDLSASAVGNHEFDKGFADLTGRVSDAADWSYLGANVYAKGTTNPALPEYAVIDVDGVKVGVIGAVTEETPTLVTPSGVADLDFGDPVEAVNRVAAQLRDGDAANGEADLLVALYHEGASAGTPDGSTLEQELAHQGAFEQIVNDTDARVSAIFTGHTHKQYAWEAPIPGTDRTRPVLQTGSYGENVGHVSLTFDTATDLVTDYSVENVKRTTTPAGELVATYPRVAQVKTIVDAALAQAEVIGAQPVGSVTADITTAYLGGSYVDGKYTGSGPLPSTGRDDRASESTLGNLVATSLRDTLADPARGGADFGVVNPGGLRNELYFGEDGVITYAEANAVLPFVNNLWTVSLTGAQVETMLEQQWQTNADGTRPSRPYLALGLSDNVSYTTKTADVNATPGDNITSVLINGEPLDPAKVYRVATFSFLATGGDNFRVFSQGTDARDSGLIDRDAWISYLQAHPDLAPDFARRGVVADGLGTVTAGESVTAAVSRLNLTSLGSPANTGVSAYLVPAGTAFDAANPGTPVATGTVTNGAASLEVPVPAETAGGEYGLYVVADPSGTVTRLALTVEGVDLPDVVMDDLTAKGQCVGGRVHLSVKGVNGESGPIDVKFTTPYGTKTFPNLKEGKIAAQSFNTRATSVPAGTVEVRATKSQGGQTLTEVYEVAYPAVTCG from the coding sequence GTGGTCGCGGCCACCCTCTCGGCGTCGCTCGTCGCCACGGCGGCGCTCAGCACGGTAGCCGCAGGGACGGCATCTGCTGCGGTCGACGGCTCGTCCGTCGTCATCAACGAGGCGTACCTCAACGGCGGGAGCGCCAGCGCCCCCTACCTCAACAAGTTCGTCGAGCTCTACAACCCCACGGCTGCGGACATCGACCTCACGGGCTGGTCGGTCCAGTACCGGTCCGCGACGGGCACGGGCGCCTCGAACGGCGTCGTCCCGCTCACGGGCAAGATCAAGGCGGGCGGCTACTACCTGGTGCAGGGCGCCTCGAACGGCGCCAACGGCGCCGCGCTCCCGACGCCCGACGCGACCGGCACCATCGCGCCGCAGGGCCAGAACGGGACGCTCGCCCTGGTCAGGTCGGCCTCGGCGATCACGATCACGCCCGGCTCCGTCGTGGGCAACCCGCAGGTCGTGGACCTGCTGGGCTACGGCACGTCCAACACGTTCGAGGCCGCGGCGGCTCCCGCGGGAACGGCCAACACCGTGCCGGGCTCGCTCAACCGCGCGGCCGGCGCGGACACGGACGACAACTCCAAGGACTTCGCGGTCAGCAGCACGGTCACGCCGCAGAACAGCGGCGGCGGCTCAGGACCCGGCCCCGACCCGGAGCCCGGCGCAGCGAAGACCATCGCCGAGATCCAGGGCACGGGTGACGCGAGCCCCCTCGTGGGCCAGACCGTCACGACGCGCGGCGTCGTGACCGCGACCTACCCCTCGGGCGGCTTCGACGGTCTCTACATCCAGACGGCCGGCTCGGGGGGCGACCTGGACCTCGCGACGCACACCGCGTCGGACGGCCTCTTCGTGTACTCGAAGGCTGCGGCGACGGCGCTGCAGGTCGGCCAGCACGTCGAGGTCACGGGCGTGGTCTCGGAGTACTTCGGGCTGACGCAGGTCACGCCCGCGGCGACCGGCTGGAAGGTCCTGACGGACCCGGCCGAGGTCGTCAAGCCCGCGAACGTCGCGTACCCCGCGACCGCCGCGGACCGCGAGAAGCTCGAGGGCATGCTCGTCCAGCCCGCCGGCGACTACGTCGTCGCCGACAACTACGACACGAACTACTACGGTTCGGTCGTCCTGGCGAGCGGCACCGAGCCGCTGCGGCAGCCCACGTCGGTCGGCCGTCCGGGCAGCGCGGAGGCCGCGGCCGCGGTCGCCGACGCGAACGCCCGCCGCGTCAACCTCGACGACGGGGCGACGACGAACTTCAACAACGCCGCGAACAAGGCCAAGCCGTTGCCGTACCTGACCGGCGGCGCGCCGGTGCGCGTCGGCGCGCTCGCGACGTTCACGTCGCCCGTGGTCCTCGACTACCGGTTCGACGGCTGGAACTTCCAGCCCGTCACGGAGCTCACCCCGGCCAACGCGGCCGCGGTCCAGCCCGCGACGTTCGCGAACACGCGCACGGACGCCCCGGAGGCCGTGGGCGGCGACGTGACCGTGGCGACGTTCAACGTCCTGAACTACTTCACCACGACGGGCGACCAGCTCAGCGGGTGCCAGTTCTACACGGACCGCGAGGGCAACCCGATCACGGTGCGCACGGGCTGCGACGCCCGCGGTGCGGCGAACGCGGCGAACCTGCAACGTCAGGAGACCAAGATCGTCGCGGCGATCAACGCCCTGGACGCGGACGTCGTCTCGCTCGAGGAGATCGAGAACTCCAAGGCGTTCGGCAAGAACCGTGACGCCGCGCTCTCGACGCTCACGGACCGCCTCAACGCCGCGGCCGGTGCCGGGACCTGGGCCTTTGTGCCCTCGCCCGCGACGCTGCCCGCGTCCGAGGACGTCATCCGCACGGCGTTCATCTACCGTCCGGCGGCCGTCGAGCCCGTGGGGGCCTCGGTCGTCCACGACGTCGCGGCCTTCGACAACGCGCGTGAGCCGCTCGCCCAGACCTTCCGGGTCGCCGGGGGCGAGGCCTCGACGGACTTCGTCGTCATCGCGAACCACTTCAAGTCCAAGGGCTCGGGCTCGGGGGCGGACGCCGACCAGGGCGACGGGCAGGGCGCGTCGAACGCGTCGCGCGTCAAGCAGGCCACGGCGCTCGTGACGTTCGCCGACCAGGTCTCGTCGGCTGCGGGCACCGACAAGGTGCTGCTCGCGGGCGACTTCAACGCCTACGCCCAGGAGGACCCGATCAAGGTCCTCACGGACGCGGGCTACGTCGACCTGGGCCCGACGACGGGCAAGGAGACGTACCTGTTCGACGGCCTCGTCGGCTCGCTCGACCACGTGCTCGCATCGCCCGGCGCCGCGAACGCGGTCACGGACACCGACATCTGGAACATCAACTCGGTCGAGCCCATCGCGAACGAGTACAGCCGCTTCAACTACAACGTCTCGAACCTGTACGACACCACGGCGTTCCGCTCGTCCGACCACGACCCGATCGTCGTCGGCCTCGAGCTGGGCGGCGAGGAGCCGGGCGGGGTCAAGGAGCTCGACCTGCTCGCGATCAACGACTTCCACGGTCGCATCGACGCGAACACCGTCGCGTTCGCCGGGACGGTCGAGCAGCTGCGCGCCGCCAACCCGGCGGGTACCGCGTTCCTCTCGGTCGGTGACAACATCGGCGCCTCGCTGTTCGCGTCGGCGCTGCAGGACGACCAGCCGACGATCGACGTGCTCAACGCCCTGGACCTGTCCGCCTCCGCGGTGGGCAACCACGAGTTCGACAAGGGCTTCGCGGACCTGACCGGGCGCGTGAGCGACGCGGCCGACTGGTCCTACCTGGGGGCCAACGTCTACGCCAAGGGCACCACGAACCCGGCCCTGCCGGAGTACGCGGTGATCGACGTCGACGGGGTCAAGGTCGGCGTCATCGGCGCCGTGACCGAGGAGACCCCGACGCTCGTGACGCCGTCCGGCGTGGCGGACCTCGACTTCGGCGACCCCGTCGAGGCCGTGAACCGTGTCGCCGCGCAGCTGCGCGACGGTGACGCCGCGAACGGTGAGGCCGACCTGCTGGTCGCCCTCTACCACGAGGGCGCCAGCGCGGGCACGCCCGACGGCTCGACGCTCGAGCAGGAGCTCGCCCACCAGGGCGCGTTCGAGCAGATCGTCAACGACACGGACGCCCGCGTCTCGGCGATCTTCACGGGCCACACGCACAAGCAGTACGCGTGGGAGGCCCCGATCCCCGGCACCGACCGGACCCGTCCGGTCCTGCAGACCGGGAGCTACGGCGAGAACGTCGGGCACGTGAGCCTGACGTTCGACACCGCGACGGACCTCGTCACGGACTACTCCGTCGAGAACGTCAAGCGCACCACGACGCCTGCCGGCGAGCTCGTCGCGACCTACCCCCGCGTGGCCCAGGTCAAGACGATCGTCGACGCGGCGCTCGCGCAGGCCGAGGTCATCGGCGCTCAGCCGGTCGGCTCGGTCACGGCCGACATCACGACCGCCTACCTGGGGGGCTCGTACGTGGACGGCAAGTACACGGGCTCGGGCCCGCTGCCCTCCACGGGGCGTGACGACCGTGCGTCGGAGTCGACGCTCGGGAACCTCGTCGCGACCTCGCTGCGCGACACGCTGGCCGACCCGGCCCGCGGCGGTGCCGACTTCGGTGTCGTCAACCCGGGCGGGCTCCGCAACGAGCTCTACTTCGGCGAGGACGGCGTCATCACGTACGCCGAGGCCAACGCGGTCCTGCCGTTCGTCAACAACCTGTGGACCGTGTCCCTCACGGGCGCGCAGGTCGAGACGATGCTCGAGCAGCAGTGGCAGACCAACGCGGACGGCACGCGCCCGTCGCGTCCGTACCTGGCCCTGGGGTTGTCGGACAACGTCAGCTACACCACGAAGACCGCGGACGTGAATGCCACCCCGGGTGACAACATCACGTCGGTCCTCATCAACGGTGAGCCGCTCGACCCGGCGAAGGTCTACCGGGTCGCGACGTTCTCGTTCCTCGCGACGGGCGGCGACAACTTCCGGGTCTTCTCGCAGGGCACGGACGCGCGCGACTCGGGTCTGATCGACCGTGACGCGTGGATCTCCTACCTGCAGGCCCACCCGGACCTCGCCCCCGACTTCGCCCGTCGTGGCGTGGTCGCGGACGGGCTGGGCACGGTCACCGCAGGTGAGTCCGTCACCGCGGCGGTCTCTCGTCTGAACCTGACGTCGCTCGGCAGCCCGGCCAACACGGGGGTCTCGGCGTACCTCGTGCCTGCGGGCACGGCGTTCGACGCGGCCAACCCGGGCACGCCCGTGGCCACGGGCACGGTCACGAACGGGGCTGCGAGCCTCGAGGTGCCGGTCCCGGCGGAGACGGCGGGCGGCGAGTACGGCCTGTACGTGGTCGCGGACCCGAGCGGCACGGTCACGCGCCTGGCCCTCACGGTCGAGGGGGTCGACCTTCCCGACGTCGTCATGGACGACCTGACCGCGAAGGGCCAGTGCGTCGGAGGCCGCGTGCACCTGTCGGTCAAGGGCGTGAACGGCGAGTCCGGCCCGATCGACGTGAAGTTCACGACGCCCTACGGCACCAAGACCTTCCCGAACCTCAAGGAGGGCAAGATCGCGGCGCAGTCGTTCAACACCCGCGCCACGTCCGTGCCGGCCGGCACGGTCGAGGTCCGAGCGACGAAGTCGCAGGGCGGTCAGACGCTGACCGAGGTCTACGAGGTCGCCTACCCGGCGGTCACGTGCGGCTGA